From the genome of Anopheles moucheti chromosome 3, idAnoMoucSN_F20_07, whole genome shotgun sequence, one region includes:
- the LOC128303145 gene encoding cytochrome b5-related protein-like, which produces MASNYITTISRKYPSFRDEPLKTVHRWLEGKRQDDGAEGLWRIHDTLYDFTDFIERHPGGPEWLRLTKGTDITEAFETHHITVRAEGLLPKYKVREATEPRAVRLTFRDDGFYRTLKRRVRDKLKDIDNGPAKRSKLIIDSMLAAAFGLAFLAIRLNSYALAMASGLFVCWTMIGAHNFFHQRDNWRMMTFNLAFSSYREWRVSHAMSHHNFPNSILDLEISYFEPFLCWLPNPSIKSSVRRYASWVYGPLVYSLLFYGEFIKRVQETFQTGKNTFFLDDLVTLILPTFMYVVGATSLWEVVKMWLFIVLVASFLFGLIGLNAAHHHPKAVHDGDQIPADIDFAVYQMAAVIDRSDTKGSQFMVLTSFGDHCLHHLFPTLDHGILPQLYPVFFETCREFETVYRELPWLQQIIGQHKQLARVEPMTYEPSKKFA; this is translated from the exons ATGGCGAGCAATTACATAACGACCATATCAAGAAAATATCCGTCCTTCCGCGATGAACCCTTGAAAACCGTTCATCGATGGTTGGAGGGCAAGCGGCAGGACGATGGTGCCGAGGGTCTGTGGCGCATTCACGACACCCTGTACGACTTTACGGACTTCATCGAGCGTCATCCCGGTGGCCCTGAATGGTTGCGCTTGACAAAGGGGACGGACATTACAGAGGCGTTCGAAACACACCACATTACAGTGCGCGCGGAAGGGCTGCTGccgaagtacaaagtgcgcGAGGCGACCGAGCCGAGAGCAGTCCGGTTAACGTTCCGTGACGATGGGTTTTACCGGACACTGAAGCGCCGTGTGCGCGACAAGCTGAAGGATATCGACAACGGGCCAGCCAAACGATCGAAGCTGATCATCGATTCGATGCTGGCAGCAGCATTCGGGCTGGCGTTTCTTGCTATCCGCCTGAACAGCTATGCGCTCGCGATGGCGTCGGGACTGTTCGTCTGCTGGACAATGATTGGCGCACATAACTTCTTCCACCAGCGGGACAATTGGCGTATGATGACGTTTAATTTGGCCTTTTCGAGCTATCG TGAATGGCGTGTGTCACACGCGATGTCTCATCATAACTTCCCCAACTCGATACTAGACCTGGAGATATCCTACTTTGAGCCTTTCCTCTGCTGGTTGCCGAACCCATCGATCAAGAGCTCGGTAAGGCGCTACGCGTCCTGGGTGTACGGACCGTTGGTGTATTCGCTGCTGTTCTATGGCGAATTTATAAAACGAGTGCAGGAGACGTTCCAAACGGGAAAGAACACATTCTTCCTAGACGATCTCGTAACGTTGATTCTTCCGACGTTCATGTATGTGGTCGGAGCGACCAGCCTGTGGGAAGTGGTAAAGATGTGGCTGTTCATCGTGTTGGTAGCAAGCTTCCTGTTTGGTTTGATCGGACTGAATGCGGCACATCATCATCCGAAGGCGGTACACGACGGAGATCAAATACC GGCTGACATCGATTTTGCCGTCTACCAAATGGCCGCCGTTATTGATCGATCAGACACGAAAGGATCGCAGTTCATGGTGCTGACAAGCTTCGGTGATCACTGTCTGCATCATCTCTTCCCAACGCTAGATCACGGCATTCTTCCACAGCTGTACCCAGTGTTCTTCGAAACGTGCCGTGAGTTTGAAACCGTCTATCGGGAACTACCTTGGCTGCAGCAGATCATCGGCCAGCACAAACAGCTTGCACGTGTAGAACCAATGACTTACGAACCGTCGAAGAAGTTTGCTTAA
- the LOC128301403 gene encoding uncharacterized protein LOC128301403, which yields MMKRSFCRLPLFWKIYLPTLAGLIVYNEYLIHLYHSFQWAELQCETDSCVKILFVADPQILGNTFDRKLYWPLANFDSDRHLKRTYKRVVQHTSPDVICFLGDLMDEGSVANDVQFADYFTRFVNIFTQPTANTIMVYIPGDNDIGGEGLETVKSDRVLRFKQYFNEQDETAIEPMLRFLNVNRISMTLPLNNAPDTEERQPYTVLLSHMPILRWADPFTYKVIDDFQPSVIFSAHEHKSLYVKTHRNQLAQGATFIPLNTERGSRHEVLEFNLDYLKDTRELLEFIVPTCSYRMGEMKVGYGYAMFDGDKLRYTVLWTSQRFYQLAIYSMMLIPLKLVCGQLWCGVLKRYWCCCRRRNRNYLPLPLA from the exons ATGATGAAAAGGAGTTTTTGCAG GTTACCACTGTTCTGGAAAATCTATCTTCCAACACTGGCCGGATTGATCGTATACAATGAATATCTCATCCACCTCTATCACAGCTTTCAGTGGGCTGAACTGCAGTGTGAAACGG ATAGCTGCGTAAAGATACTGTTTGTCGCGGATCCCCAAATTTTGGGCAACACGTTCGATAGGAAGCTCTACTGGCCATTAGCCAATTTCGACTCCGATCG GCACTTGAAACGGACGTACAAACGGGTGGTTCAACATACATCGCCGGATGTAATATGCTTTCTGGGTGATCTCATGGATGAGGGGAGTGTAGCGAATGATGTTCAGTTTGCAGATTACTTCACACGGTTCGTCAACATTTTCACCCAACCGACGGCCAACACAATCATG GTTTACATTCCGGGCGATAACGATATTGGTGGCGAGGGATTAGAAACCGTCAAGTCCGACCGAGTGTTGCGATTTAAACAATACTTTAACGAGCAAGACGAAACAGCGATAGAACCAATGTTGCGATTTCTCAACGTAAATCGTATCAGCATGACACTTCCATTGAATAACGCACCCGATACTGAGGAACGGCAACCTTACACCGTGCTTTTGAGCCACATGCCGATACTACGATGGGCTGATCCGTTTACGTATAAG GTGATCGATGATTTCCAACCGAGCGTGATTTTTTCCGCACACGAACACAAATCCCTCTACGTTAAGACACATCGTAATCAGCTGGCACAGGGTGCCACCTTTATCCCGCTCAACACGGAACGGGGGAGCCGTCACGAAGTGCTGGAGTTTAATTTAGACTATCTCAAGGATACACGTGAGCTGTTGGAGTTTATTGTCCCAACTTGTTCGTACAGGATGGGCGAAATGAAAGTAGGGTACGGTTATGCCATGTTCGATGGTGATAAGCTCCGCTACACCGTACTGTGGACTTCGCAGCGATTCTATCAACTAGCGATATACTCGATGATGCTCATTCCACTGAAGCTGGTATGTGGACAACTTTGGTGCGGTGTCCTGAAGCGGTACTGGTGCTGCTGCCGGAGGCGAAATCGCAACTATTTACCGCTACCACTAGCGTGA
- the LOC128301402 gene encoding protein rigor mortis produces the protein MDGFVAPIFHLWYHQNSILATPDNGILYCSRYDVTYIPPHDSNYLPKIRIMAVNGFIKALACSPVWTDNRLFATLDEYNVLSVWDLDLQQPVKGHRAHATVPQVKTSKKLLSNVASAICFTTDGKVISCLHSDLVVYCLLADRYKMTPDFFRNKTVVTLEKSPVERDIFIAGLKDGLIQIFSIKKMVILHTLRGHDKEIVSIACMSVPVLKKKAWRRQEKAEDNKEDVTGSASKSLLNRPKKQARNKSAPVAVEPDCFDIYDFNESLEEFGTIIDRETKDDKRDQFREKAKTVEGFNFLEACENLKEDILKAANRRDEEEEEDDIGDQSGLTPEDFNTDDENELADCEKLRDYVVVDNEDQRADEERDEFECKLILVSGSRENVLWFWDYETGLPIDKIIVPSIANARLCDTSFTNAVWIDESHVVANNSNGQVIEWTVEFKFKNERLHLSAKESLAPYPVDKIFHLIRAKGLAEADTNGRYLWCSSINRKLTCLEVLESGNASIIVDYACITPTNRCLVENPLESMVIAVASGAPRIEKLNLARLQNDNIPFKSYTNKIGDAVMQLCWHPEEEEKLAFGTKEGRIGILDTGSSTNVPVLLKTFTNKEVYGLQWCYLTDDKQEKKLILMACSKVKLVYYHMTGALKHEPIPIMQFGQVSEVTVVDNLCFIGCQNGEIHVSDLDKNMKQLYHSKVAKRYICALNFKNNYLAVGSNDHSIQVIHFKDGFEGEAAGKERLLLEGHTDGICKLRWNRGDTMRLVSCSFDCTIRVWDALSGTCLKIYHTKSFAYAAIFSPLDENIIFFVGKGCSLSSFDFTKQHNVPRKASAKHPKIVFAVEEDVNPIDSKQKKIKTGGKFKNSTKASNESDATNAIDQLTEEVNKVTLKESNAVQASANLTTTFQLTNRETNKTMDVLECIVKLLHAPDPEPEPEPHDYYNDGNTSDNDFFDDKFSYEAKEKPVEVIKPAVEPSVKNNESTEQEKMFYNEKLFSTPAHLKQLIEEEAKLHTITDTSSIGLLMLPQLLHKLKDTILGCISKKKLTPQMLALAPYVSHMFWRQCCQAYAYQLIETHQSLAAVPFFLASHKADSSIEELCDAKYYREAWVICRLNKTPDDPLLEQVATKWAHHLNAIGNYEAAALVWTGIKKYKEAIDVLTKRRDITEDIRRTIDELNVKLQESTTARQE, from the exons ATGGACGGATTTGTAGCTCCGATTTTCCACCTTTGGTATCACCAGAACAGCATTCTGGCTACACCGGACAATGGAATTCTGTATTGCTCTCGCTACGACGTTACGTACATTCCTCCGCACGATTCGAACTATCTGCCGAAGATCCGAATCATGGCCGTTAATGGATT TATTAAAGCTTTGGCTTGTTCTCCGGTCTGGACCGACAATCGATTGTTCGCTACACTGGACGAATATAACGTCCTGAGCGTATGGGATCTTGATTTGCAACAACCAGTTAAAGGGCACCGAGCACACGCAACCGTACCGCAAGTGAAGACGTCGAAAAAACTACTTTCGAATGTAGCTTCGGCAATATGTTTTACAACCGACGGAAAAGTGATTTCTTGCCTTCATTCCGATCTGGTGGTGTATTGTTTACTAGCGGATAGGTACAAGATGACGCCGGACTTTTTCCGCAACAAAACTGTCGTCACGTTGGAAAAGTCACCGGTCGAACGCGACATTTTTATTGCAGGCCTGAAAGACGGATTGATCCAGATCTTTTCTATTAAGAAAATGGTTATCCTGCACACCCTCCGTGGACACGATAAGGAAATCGTCTCTATCGCATGCATGAGTGTGCCTGTTCTAAAGAAAAAAGCTTGGAGAAGGCAGGAAAAAGCTGAAGATAATAAGGAGGACGTTACAGGAAGCGCTTCGAAGAGTTTGCTAAATAGGCCCAAAAAACAGGCACGAAATAAATCCGCCCCAGTAGCTGTTGAGCCGGATTGTTTCGATATATATGATTTTAATGAAAGTCTGGAAGAATTTGGCACCATCATCGATCGGGAAACCAAGGATGACAAGCGCGATCAGTTTCGGGAGAAAGCTAAAACCGTGGAAGGATTTAACTTTCTGGAGGCATGCGAAAATCTGAAAGAAGATATTCTAAAAGCCGCAAACCGTagagatgaagaagaagaggaggaCGATATCGGTGATCAGTCGGGCTTAACGCCAGAAGACTTCAATACAGACGATGAAAACGAGTTGGCTGATTGTGAAAAGTTAAGAGATTACGTGGTAGTTGATAATGAAGATCAACGGGCCGATGAAGAACGGGACGAGTTTGAATGTAAGCTAATCCTGGTTAGCGGTAGTCGCGAAAATGTTCTTTGGTTTTGGGATTATGAAACTGGCTTACCAATCGATAAGATAATCGTACCGTCGATTGCAAATGCACGGCTGTGCGACACTTCCTTCACGAACGCTGTTTGGATCGATGAGTCCCATGTTGTTGCTAACAATTCGAATGGCCAAGTAATCGAATGGACGGTAGAGTTCAAATTCAAGAATGAGCGTTTGCATTTATCCGCAAAAGAAAGTCTGGCACCGTACCCGGTGGacaaaattttccatttgattCGCGCTAAAGGGCTTGCCGAGGCAGACACAAACGGACGGTACCTGTGGTGTTCGTCGATAAATCGAAAGCTGACATGCCTGGAAGTGCTGGAATCGGGAAACGCGTCCATTATTGTAGATTATGCGTGCATCACACCTACAAATCGCTGTCTGGTAGAAAACCCGCTTGAATCCATGGT AATTGCGGTGGCGAGTGGTGCACCGAGGATTGAAAAACTAAATCTGGCCCGACTGCAGAATGACAATATTCCGTTCAAATCATACACCAATAAAATTGGCGATGCTGTAATGCAATTGTGTTGGCATCCTGAAGAAGAGGAAAAGCTCGCCTTTGGAACGAAAGAAGGACGCATCGGCATACTGGATACAGGAAGTTCGACTAATGTTCctgtattattaaaaacgttCACTAACAAAGAAGTCTACGGTTTGCAGTGGTGCTATTTGACCGATGATAAGCAGGAGAAGAAATTGATTCTGATGGCTTGTAGTAAAGTTAAGCTTGTTTACTATCATATGACTGGTGCTCTGAAGCATG AACCAATCCCGATCATGCAGTTTGGGCAAGTATCTGAGGTAACCGTTGTAGATAATTTGTGCTTTATTGGATGTCAGAATGGAGAAATACATGTGAGCGATTTAGATAAAAATATGAAGCAATTGTACCATAGTAAGGTAGCTAAACGGTATATTTGCGCACTGAATTTTAAGAATAATTATCTTGCCGTGGGTTCAAATGATCATTCCATCCAAGTAATACACTTCAAAGATGGTTTTGAGG GAGAAGCAGCAGGAAAGGAACGCCTTTTACTGGAAGGTCATACAGATGGAATATGTAAGCTCAGATGGAACCGTGGTGATACAATGCGTTTGGTAAGCTGTAGCTTCGATTGTACCATTCGCGTGTGGGACGCATTATCGGGTACTTGCTTAAAAATTTACCATACGAAATCGTTCGCGTATGCTGCGATATTTTCACCGCTGGAcgaaaatataatatttttcgtTGGAAAAGGGTGTTCGCTGTCTTCATTCGATTTCACCAAACAGCATAATGTACCACGAAAAg CATCCGCAAAGCATCCAAAAATAGTCTTTGCTGTTGAGGAGGACGTCAATCCAATCGATTCGAAgcaaaagaagataaaaacgggtggtaaatttaaaaattccacAAAAGCATCTAACGAAAGCGATGCTACTAATGCTATCGATCAGCTAACAGAGGAAGTGAATAAAGTCACGTTGAAGGAATCGAATGCTGTTCAAGCATCTGCAAATCTAACGACAACATTCCAGCTTACGAAtcgtgaaacaaacaaaaccatggATGTATTAGAGTGTATCGTTAAATTGCTCCATGCACCAGATCCTGAGCCCGAGCCAGAACCACACGATTATTATAATGATGGGAATACTAGCGACAATGACTTTTTCGATGATAAGTTTAGTTAtgaggcaaaagaaaaaccagtCGAAGTTATAAAACCGGCAGTGGAACCATCGGTCAAAAACAACGAATCAACAGAGCaggaaaaaatgttttacaatgaAAAACTTTTTTCGACACCTGCACACCTGAAACAACTtatagaagaagaag CAAAACTACACACTATCACGGATACTTCATCGATTGGACTGTTAATGTTGCCCCAGTTGCTACACAAGCTGAAGGATACAATTTTGGGATGCATCAGCAAGAAAAAACTAACCCCGCAAATGTTGGCTTTGGCGCCATATGTGTCACATAT GTTCTGGCGCCAGTGCTGTCAAGCTTATGCTTATCAATTGATCGAAACTCATCAATCTCTAGCAGCAGTTCCGTTTTTCCTAGCCAGCCACAAG GCTGATTCATCGATCGAGGAACTTTGCGATGCTAAGTATTACCGTGAGGCATGGGTAATCTGCAGACTGAACAAAACGCCGGACGATCCGTTGCTAGAACAAGTGGCTACCAAATGGGCACATCATCTAAACGCTATCGGAAACTATGAAGCTGCCGCGTTAGT TTGGACGGGCATCAAAAAGTATAAGGAGGCAATTGACGTTCTGACGAAGCGTAGAGATATTACTGAGGACATCCGACGTACGATAGATGAATTGAATGTTAAACTCCAAGAATCTACTACGGCCCGGCAGGAATGA